From a single Thalassophryne amazonica chromosome 7, fThaAma1.1, whole genome shotgun sequence genomic region:
- the LOC117513483 gene encoding uncharacterized protein LOC117513483, which produces MPGESTHRSVPNDKHHEQEAEETGLPGPDITRHPSTDSTPSDSGSSPNDSGSTPSPSTPQKLLPTCTSPFGPRLFHATSSNSATPRPQPEGSDYRNSSPRLSGKLGGHGPCGRHVPLKMERIKVLTGSEVESDYKEPQTIDTRVVMGEETLLKTDIQKEKTLVELSGQTMTAPSSSGFSESQSHAAEIQTENNKQGTTVQTLQKQQGTQKDTGQSPNRVPSPFDMPVCSSFPQQPVTNEKVLMDNQDEGQTDSHDEVPSLSLPELPCPVELSFSEPACAVDPLRVGVPTSLDPDLYYTAPSTPIKMASCSSHLKHHSYPGSPAYLGSPSDSEDLCSPLTSPSGSYITAEGGSWTSSYTSSTSPSTSPNLLLIDEAQEAPACFVGSLSEIGDEVAEEKGRGGAEQEEVKPEDFCVTEEDCVMSSQMGVTERAILEKEEVLNREEIKLSRESCRPHWVTEDVSSLRSSSSRSSDSQEDGGGSESSLYTMEEAIEGSLECSRPIQSGLNLQLGACVPEEHYGQIDDHSELASTSLTPDIDNLSMASTSLGPDSPITPMDIFCRGAFDRLGQGSFVFSQGTCVDDIPEEERMIPASLISFPLHTSLIFKADSMDITLFPAEEEDEKEREANNENDGKDVDAYAAGEEEADVEDDDDDDIDDDDDDFDGDGDGDVDNAYADDEGGIEVAGKETKVEVQVIEEEEQEEDDEDCDSNTVEDLTDEDSSASFLHSLSDTSINEGLDESFCFEDDTDDSLESASYNGDEDERLYSTERHAQALEPTQVDAPTLAEIRTESDQGPPLGIDQTQHLDMHLSTDHPQTPSPSEVSAALPKGSHVELEAVGAPDISELQSDLLQSGSQTEQAGPLGIQLRSDKPIDDQEVPCFAESVSGQLEVGPTSRIDISGLSNPPGHPKDNPDFNAPTAPLGIHAAVCPTSEIHTADPSTTFSNATGETKDIDNLVVLEEIKPGIVEENTHQKDVDVKESKSPD; this is translated from the exons ATGCCAGGGGAGAGCACTCACAGATCTGTGCCCAACGACAAGCATCACGAGCAGGAGGCCGAGGAGACGGGGCTCCCCGGACCAG ACATAACCAGACACCCATCTACTGACTCCACGCCGAGTGACAGTGGCTCCTCCCCTAATGATAGTGGATCTACCCCTTCTCCCAGTACGCCTCAGAAGCTGCTCCCAACATGCACTTCTCCGTTTGGACCACGATTATTTCATGCAACATCCAGCAATTCTGCTACTCCAAGACCTCAACCCGAAGGGTCTGACTACCGAAACAGCTCACCCAGACTCTCTGGAAAATTAGGCGGTCATGGACCTTGTGGCCGTCATGTCCCTCTAAAAATGGAAAGAATCAAG GTCCTGACTGGTTCAGAAGTGGAGAGTGACTATAAGGAGCCACAAACCATTGACACAAGGGTGGTGATGGGAGAGGAGACACTGCTCAAAACAGATATCCAGAAAGAAAAAACCCTGGTTGAGCTGAGTGGTCAAACGATGACAGCACCTTCAAGCTCAGGCTTTTCAGAGTCTCAGTCACATGCTGCAGAGATCCAAACGGAAAACAACAAGCAAGGAACCACAGTCCAAACCCTTCAGAAACAACAGGGTACACAAAAAGACACTGGACAGTCACCGAATAGAGTCCCTTCTCCTTTTGACATGCCTGTCTGCTCTTCCTTCCCTCAACAGCCAGTCACCAATGAAAAAGTCTTGATGGACAACCAGGATGAGGGTCAAACTGACTCTCATGATGAAGTGCCTTCCCTGTCTTTGCCTGAGCTTCCCTGTCCAGTGGAGTTGTCCTTTTCAGAGCCAGCCTGTGCTGTTGACCCACTACGAGTAGGTGTGCCCACATCTCTTGACCCTGACCTCTACTACACTGCCCCTTCCACCCCAATCAAGATGGCTTCCTGCTCCTCGCACCTTAAGCATCATTCATATCCTGGCTCTCCAGCCTACCTAGGCTCTCCATCAGACAGTGAGGATCTTTGTTCCCCACTCACCTCTCCATCTGGCTCTTATATCACAGCAGAGGGAGGGAGCTGGACCTCCTCTTACACTTCCTCGACTTCTCCCTCTACTTCTCCCAATTTGCTCCTCATAGATGAAGCACAGGAGGCTCCAGCATGCTTTGTGGGCTCCTTATCAGAAATTGGCGATGAGGTTGCAGAGGAAAAGGGACGAGGAGGTGCAGAACAAGAGGAGGTGAAACCAGAAGACTTCTGCGTGACTGAGGAAGATTGTGTTATGAGTTCACAGATGGGGGTTACAGAAAGAGCGATCTTAGAGAAGGAAGAGGTTCTTAACAGAGAAGAAATCAAACTTTCCAGAGAAAGTTGTCGTCCTCATTGGGTGACTGAGGACGTGTCCTCTCTTAGGAGCAGTAGCAGCCGGAGCAGTGACTCACAGGAGGATGGAGGGGGATCTGAAAGCTCACTCTACACAATGGAAGAGGCAATTGAAGGGAGTCTGGAGTGCTCGAGACCCATTCAATCAGGCCTAAATCTGCAGTTGGGGGCATGTGTACCAGAGGAACATTATGGACAGATAGACGACCACTCAGAGCTAGCCTCAACCTCCTTGACTCCTGACATTGACAACTTGTCCATGGCATCAACTAGCCTAGGCCCTGATTCACCCATCACCCCCATGGATATATTCTGTCGTGGAGCATTTGACAGGCTCGGTCAAGGTTCTTTTGTTTTCTCCCAGGGAACCTGTGTTGATGATATTCCAGAGGAAGAAAgaatgatcccagcctctctaaTTTCCTTTCCTCTCCACACCAGTCTCATCTTTAAGGCAGATTCAATGGACATTACCCTGTTCCCTGCAGAGGAAGAAGATGAGAAAGAAAGGGAGGCAAACAATGAAAACGACGGCAAGGATGTTGACGCTTATGCGGCAGGAGAGGAAGAAGCAGATgtcgaagatgatgatgatgatgatatcgacgatgatgatgatgattttgacGGTGATGGTGATGGCGATGTTGACAATGCTTATGCTGATGACGAAGGTGGTATCGAAGTTGCTGGTAAGGAAACTaaggtagaagttcaagtaataGAAGAAGAAGAGCAGGAAGAGGATGATGAGGACTGTGATAGCAACACAGTGGAGGATCTCACAGATGAAGACAGCTCTGCATCCTTCCTTCATTCACTTTCAGACACATCCATCAATGAGGGTTTGGATGAGTCCTTCTGTTTTGAAGATGACACAGATGACTCACTAGAATCTGCCTCCTATAATGGTGATGAAGATGAGCGTCTGTACAGCACTGAGAGACATGCGCAGGCACTAGAACCCACACAGGTGGATGCACCTACGCTTGCTGAAATCCGTACAGAATCTGACCAGGGGCCTCCCCTTGGAATAGATCAAACACAACATTTGGACATGCACTTGAGCACAGATCACCCCCAAACACCAAGTCCTTCTGAAGTCAGTGCCGCTTTACCTAAAGGCAGCCATGTAGAACTTGAAGCTGTTGGTGCACCTGATATCTCTGAACTCCAGTCAGACCTTTTACAATCTGGCAGTCAGACAGAACAAGCAGGACCTTTGGGCATTCAACTCAGGTCAGATAAACCAATAGATGACCAAGAAGTGCCCTGTTTTGCAGAATCTGTTTCTGGCCAACTAGAAGTTGGGCCGACAAGTAGGATAGATATCTCTGGCTTGTCAAACCCTCCTGGCCACCCTAAAGATAACCCTGATTTCAATGCTCCTACTGCTCCCCTGGGTATTCATGCTGCAGTATGTCCCACAAGTGAAATCCACACTGCTGATCCTTCTACTACCTTTAGCAATGCCACTGGGGAGACAAAAGACATTGATAACTTGGTTGTTTTAGAAGAAATTAAACCAGGAATTGTTGAAGAAAACACTCACCAGAAAGATGTAGATGTGAAAGAAAG TAAATCACCGGACTGA
- the LOC117514449 gene encoding NAC-alpha domain-containing protein 1-like, with product MGMITTTNDLNKGVLLLSCPTSPKDLSPNPSNIPVSATSEITSDLTDNLSLTPEYCPGDYAQENLRENTLGTEEGVLGAVGSPYSPLAISPKRENSETDLSREFVLGPGAWNDGGMGLGFGLESMGEFSVWRAGESLSLSVGKRFDLEGESLLVSNREGQSTRTVTSDIYKNYDDVFGSVLNEEDNSSVCGKGDTTAEAELLGEAISESNLANWNSIEEISEAGGGEDGSFRLPEEDVSNLKPDNDGDNMETQMQDIWKNSNSESAFDSLEVAMSGNLNALSEEVRPQSVNVRRSISNIPLEELPPQISDTVPEKDQEPMDGSMKQATLSAECPLSTSTLLDETHLDTAATNLKPSPLDYTDSRCQITSVALDRNETFFLPQGSFGSFIPKCKMDDSQSSEVYQEKAQHTASHSKPEMVEPQSEGQRQDEDSTVKDTPKTNDALGRLEQCDVSSSGEELADEKQKGRCEEKDTENENETKTSPTQKDSELPICCTPEGDTSTDKPLAAKKRRRAKQNKHKSSQTHEDSSPESLNAPKKVSVPLSTTADGLSKVTVDSSRPKTDLKLSINVVSSNCQQRTSGKDKDSDPQLQNESTINKADNSVCAPRNQELLGIANDQKQTEVDINDNIKRRGTSPTPDTMLYSRTRLSSSSSPISSSSPLPCASPEPEDDLPTPVQESQPVLPLAQTHFSLCHTTPTFCASTPTTCQPCVSQFPRPENLQVDALSHATSSTPVRTVSSRPSSPSAPVSLSQPTQETSSTGSGATSATSVPESVPPLHSQSYSQSQLNLNIQPHIQTRQEHTRSTQDRYRGSIVASCNESDSDGSVPELEEPEPLRPTDTQSISPADDGVNRPKQSRSEKKARKAMSKLGLKSVHGVTRITIRKSKSILFVISRPDVFKSPASDIYIVFGEAKIEDLSQQAHKAAAEKFKVPMTSSPLAPPVPPSLTIKEESEEEEDEDEEEVDEGSLEQRDIELVMAQANVSRAKAVRALKHNKNDIVNAIMELTM from the exons ATGGGGATGATCACAACTACTAATGATCTGAATAAAGGTGTTCTTCTTCTTTCCTGCCCTACTTCCCCAAAAGACCTTAGTCCTAACCCAAGTAACATCCCTGTTTCTGCCACTTCAGAAATCACCTCTGACCTCACTGACAACCTATCCCTGACACCTGAGTACTGCCCTGGTGACTATGCCCAGGAGAACCTGAGGGAAAATACTCTTGGCACAGAGGAGGGGGTGCTAGGTGCTGTTGGATCACCATACTCACCCCTTGCCATCTCACCCAAAAGAGAAAACTCAGAAACAGACCTGAGCAGAGAGTTTGTTCTTGGTCCAGGGGCATGGAATGATGGTGGGATGGGGTTAGGTTTTGGATTAGAATCCATGGGTGAGTTTAGTGTCTGGCGAGCAGGGGAGTCTCTTTCCCTCTCTGTGGGAAAGAGGTTTGATTTAGAAGGCGAGAGTCTGCTAGTGAGCAACAGAGAGGGCCAAAGCACACGCACTGTCACCAGTGACATTTACAAGAATTATGATGATGTTTTTGGTTCTGTACTTAATGAGGAAGACAACAGCAGTGTGTGTGGGAAGGGGGACACGACAGCAGAAGCAGAATTACTTGGAGAAGCAATATCTGAGTCCAACTTGGCCAACTGGAATTCCATTGAGGAGATATCAGAAGCAGGAGGAGGAGAGGATGGAAGCTTCCGACTTCCAGAGGAGGATGTCAGTAATCTCAAGCCAGACAATGATGGTGATAACATGGAAACACAAATGCAAGACATTTGGAAAAACTCCAACAGTGAGTCTGCTTTTGACTCTCTAGAAGTAGCCATGAGTGGAAATTTGAATGCTTTGTCAGAGGAGGTGCGACCCCAGAGTGTAAATGTTAGAAGGTCTATATCCAATATTCCACTTGAAGAGTTACCACCACAAATTTCAGACACAGTCCCTGAAAAAGATCAAGAACCAATGGACGGCTCAATGAAACAGGCAACACTGTCAGCTGAATGTCCCTTGAGCACCTCAACACTGTTAGATGAAACTCATTTGGACACAGCTGCAACCAACCTAAAGCCTAGTCCACTAGATTATACTGACTCAAGATGCCAGATTACATCAGTCGCTCTTGACAGAAATGAGACATTTTTTCTGCCACAAGGATCATTTGGTTCCTTTATTCCGAAATGTAAAATGGATGATTCTCAATCAAGTGAGGTTTATCAAGAAAAGGCGCAGCATACGGCTTCTCATTCCAAACCAGAGATGGTGGAGCCACAGTCTGAAGGCCAAAGACAAGATGAAGACAGCACCGTGAAGGACACACCAAAGACTAACGATGCCTTGGGCCGATTAGAGCAGTGTGATGTTTCTAGCTCAGGGGAAGAACTAGCAGATGAGAAACAGAAAGGAAGATGTGAAGAGAAAGACACTGAAAATGAAAACGAAACTAAAACCTCTCCTACACAGAAGGACAGTGAACTGCCTATATGCTGCACTCCAGAAGGGGACACATCCACTGATAAACCTCTTGCTGCTAAGAAAAGGAGGAGAGCAAAACAGAACAAGCATAAGTCTTCTCAGACACATGAGGACTCTAGTCCGGAATCTCTCAATGCTCCAAAGAAAGTTTCTGTTCCTTTAAGTACCACCGCTGATGGACTGTCGAAAGTGACCGTAGACAGCTCGAGACCTAAAACAGACCTGAAGCTCAGCATCAATGTTGTCTCTTCAAATTGCCAACAGAGGACATCAGGGAAAGACAAAGACTCTGATCCACAATTGCAAAA TGAGTCAACCATCAATAAGGCAGATAACAGTGTTTGTGCACCAAGAAACCAAGAATTACTGGGCATTGCTAATGATCAGAAACAAACTGAAGTAGACattaatgacaacataaagaGGAGGGGCACCTCACCTACCCCGGACACCATGCTATACTCTCGGACACGACTTTCTTCTTCCTCGTCTCCCATTTCCTCCTCGTCCCCTCTCCCGTGTGCCTCACCGGAGCCAGAAGATGATCTTCCCACACCCGTGCAGGAGTCCCAACCTGTCCTCCCACTAGCCCAGACACATTTTTCACTCTGCCACACCACCCCTACCTTCTGCGCTAGTACCCCTACAACATGTCAACCCTGTGTTTCTCAGTTTCCTCGGCCTGAAAACCTACAAGTAGATGCTCTCTCTCACGCTACTTCTTCTACACCTGTCAGAACTGTTTCTTCCCGCCCATCTTCACCTTCAGCCCCGGTTAGCTTGTCCCAACCAACCCAGGAGACATCATCTACTGGATCTGGGGCCACGAGTGCAACATCTGTTCCTGAATCTGTTCCCCCTCTCCATTCTCAGTCCTACTCACAGTCTCAACTTAATCTAAACATTCAGCCGCACATACAAACCAGGCAAGAACATACAAGGAGCACACAAGACAGATACAGAG GTTCTATAGTGGCCTCTTGTAATGAGTCTGACAGTGACGGTTCAGTGCCCGAGCTGGAAGAACCGGAACCACTgagacccacagacacacag TCTATCTCACCTGCAGATGATGGAGTGAACAGGCCAAAACAAAGCCGCAGTGAGAAGAAGGCCCGTAAG gCCATGTCTAAACTGGGTCTGAAGTCGGTCCATGGTGTGACCAGGATCACTATCAGGAAGTCCAAGAGCATCCTTTTTGTCATCAGCAGGCCAGATGTCTTCAAAAGTCCTGCATCAGACATTTACATTGTGTTTGGAGAGGCCAAG ATTGAGGATCTTTCTCAGCAGGCCCACAAAGCGGCTGCAGAGAAATTTAAGGTGCCTATGACCTCGTCTCCTTTAGCTCCACCTGTCCCTCCAAGCCTCACCATCAAGGAGGAgagtgaagaagaggaggacgaggaTGAGGAGGAG gtGGACGAGGGGAGTCTGGAGCAGAGGGACATCGAGCTTGTAATGGCTCAGGCCAATGTGTCTCGAGCCAAGGCCGTCCGAGCGCTGAAGCATAACAAGAACGACATTGTGAACGCCATCATG